From a region of the Candidatus Dependentiae bacterium genome:
- the murA gene encoding UDP-N-acetylglucosamine 1-carboxyvinyltransferase yields the protein MIHEHVLIEQSPALSGTVPLVGAKNAVLVSMASLILTAGLSKLTNVPFSNDVEQMIQLLRDLGASILVDYANNSLEIDTTDLCHWRVNVEIMKKMRASILVMGPLLARFGKADIALPGGCLIGARPIDFHLKAFAKMGVTIETSGEYLTSRVTDLKAQRFVLEYPSVGATENIMMAATRAIGTTHILNAALEPEVFDLIEILQKMGASIAVEAPATIVIQGVKELRPLEHKVMYDRLEAGSLLLAAAITGGEIIIPEAPTDYMDVFLVKLQEMGHEINKTADGKGLHFKATKYPQAVSFKTMPYPGFPTDLQAPMTAALCLASGTSIVHETVFENRLLHVRELQKMGAQISIDNNTATIKGVEQLYGAQVIATDIRASCALVLAGLAATGQTTMTGVHHLKRGYQGFAEKIAALGGKVAIKSS from the coding sequence ATGATACATGAACACGTACTAATTGAACAATCTCCTGCTCTGTCAGGTACAGTGCCGTTGGTTGGTGCTAAAAATGCAGTGCTTGTTAGCATGGCGTCACTTATACTTACAGCTGGACTATCAAAACTTACTAATGTTCCTTTTTCAAATGATGTTGAACAAATGATTCAACTTTTAAGGGACTTAGGAGCAAGTATTTTGGTGGATTATGCAAATAACAGCTTAGAAATAGATACCACTGATTTGTGCCATTGGCGTGTAAATGTTGAAATAATGAAAAAAATGCGTGCTTCTATTTTGGTAATGGGGCCATTACTTGCTCGGTTTGGCAAAGCTGATATAGCTCTTCCAGGTGGTTGTTTAATAGGTGCTCGGCCTATAGATTTTCATCTTAAAGCATTTGCAAAAATGGGTGTTACTATAGAAACTTCAGGTGAGTATTTAACCAGTAGAGTAACAGATCTTAAGGCGCAGCGCTTTGTACTTGAGTATCCAAGTGTAGGTGCAACTGAAAACATTATGATGGCTGCAACCCGTGCTATTGGTACAACACATATACTTAATGCTGCATTAGAACCAGAAGTATTTGATCTTATTGAGATTTTACAAAAGATGGGAGCTTCTATTGCTGTTGAAGCACCAGCAACAATTGTTATTCAAGGTGTAAAAGAGTTGCGACCTCTAGAGCATAAAGTAATGTACGATCGTCTTGAAGCTGGATCTTTGTTGCTTGCAGCTGCTATAACAGGTGGAGAAATTATTATACCAGAAGCTCCTACTGACTACATGGACGTGTTTTTGGTTAAGCTCCAAGAAATGGGACATGAAATTAATAAAACCGCAGATGGTAAAGGGTTGCATTTTAAGGCTACCAAATACCCTCAAGCAGTTTCTTTTAAGACCATGCCTTATCCAGGTTTTCCTACTGATTTACAAGCGCCTATGACTGCTGCTTTATGTTTAGCATCAGGTACCAGTATTGTTCATGAGACGGTTTTTGAAAATAGATTACTGCATGTGCGTGAGCTACAAAAGATGGGTGCTCAAATTTCTATTGATAATAATACCGCTACTATTAAAGGGGTTGAACAGCTGTATGGTGCTCAAGTAATAGCTACTGATATTCGTGCCTCATGCGCTTTAGTACTTGCAGGTTTAGCTGCAACTGGTCAAACTACGATGACTGGTGTACATCATTTAAAAAGAGGGTATCAAGGCTTTGCTGAAAAAATTGCTGCTTTAGGGGGTAAAGTAGCGATTAAATCGTCTTAA
- a CDS encoding F0F1 ATP synthase subunit gamma, whose product MAQLIQMRQRIKAVETTKKITQAMRLISMSTHSRLRHKKVHLLAYKNAFQNLWQKIKHLPATNTTQDSALPQRHLVILVSSQKGLCGTFNTHLFKFFDIQLTQFTDSYDFISVGRYATDHLKSLVLPLVASYSTFSSNNFVAIANAITEIISKNSAYSSVTVYSNYPRTFFVQKPQKAEILPLDEKTLVSQSAQEPSQDYLIEESAEQLNTLIERLTLSISLQELLFESLLSEQAARFLSMDSATRNAEKLIVAMKLEYNKTRQATITRELTELSASY is encoded by the coding sequence ATGGCACAACTTATTCAGATGCGACAACGTATTAAAGCTGTAGAAACTACAAAAAAAATAACTCAGGCTATGCGGCTTATTTCTATGTCTACGCATTCACGTTTACGACACAAAAAAGTTCATCTACTAGCTTATAAAAATGCTTTTCAAAATCTTTGGCAAAAAATTAAGCATTTACCTGCAACAAATACCACCCAAGATTCTGCTTTGCCACAAAGGCACCTTGTTATACTGGTAAGCTCACAAAAAGGATTATGTGGTACTTTTAACACCCATCTTTTTAAATTTTTTGATATACAGTTAACACAATTTACTGACTCTTACGATTTTATAAGCGTTGGTCGTTATGCAACTGATCATCTAAAAAGCCTTGTTCTACCGCTAGTTGCAAGCTATAGTACTTTTAGCTCAAATAACTTTGTAGCTATTGCTAATGCGATAACTGAAATTATATCTAAAAACTCAGCCTATAGCTCAGTTACTGTCTATAGCAATTACCCAAGAACATTTTTTGTTCAAAAGCCTCAAAAAGCAGAAATCCTACCACTGGATGAAAAAACGCTTGTATCTCAATCTGCACAAGAGCCCTCTCAAGACTATCTTATTGAAGAATCAGCTGAGCAACTTAATACTCTTATTGAAAGGCTTACGCTGAGCATATCATTACAAGAGCTTCTTTTTGAATCACTGCTTTCAGAGCAAGCTGCCCGTTTTTTATCAATGGATTCAGCCACTCGCAATGCAGAAAAGCTTATTGTTGCTATGAAACTTGAATATAACAAGACACGTCAAGCAACTATTACCCGTGAATTGACCGAGCTCAGCGCAAGTTATTAA
- a CDS encoding CPBP family intramembrane metalloprotease encodes MQTSRSFFRSRLFWAVFGLASAAATVASIVYFPQAMPLLDITITMNRQQALEQARSIANIYNLGPADAQQVAYFNNDEHIQNYIELHAGGNAAFQQLLKEGIYYPYKWQVRHFKEGVQNEATFMFSPTGQPYGFSEIIAESQPGEQLSPEQAQEKAAQFMRQWGIQLDLYKLIESSHENRTNGRRDYTLVYQRTDKQLKDAHFRITVSITGNKVTTLNHFIDIPEFFSRSYQEMRAANETIASFAQTALYVLYFFGGCFLGMLFLLRKRALWPKPALYMGIFIAVCQLLVALNQVSFLWFCYDTALSVKVFWLQYSMQLAAQFVLWILLYSTTFIVAEGLTRQAFGARIQLWRMWDKSIASSYTVLGKTLAGYLIIGFDLAFVVFFYSIGTKVCGWWSPASSLVDPNILSTYAPGLGVLARAVTAGFWEECLFRALPLALSALIGKKLGSRNLGIISGFLLQAVIFGAAHANYATQPAYVRVIELIIPSFVFGGLYLAFGLLPGIIAHTVYDALLFALPLFVSTAPGMLFQKMVVLIGITIPLLVVFFNRFRAKKWHEIEVDAYNSSWAVTTEQPLKSRPLEDTPPKFYLLNTGSYNTMAFLGMVSLACFTFIQFTYTPMPILTLSKQKATHTAQQALLEHTGTPSANWYITTTLSMPTLTAAERFIWSQNSALYYKLLGSYLPTPQWHVRFAHFAGDLTTRAEQFNIYVDSTGTITRLQHQLPETSPGKTLIEHEAREKALSFIGDTFKLNSTELEEISANATKQPERQDWSFTFAQKMPELTQGQARITVTLSGDKVTDSTRFIFIPEEWLRQQKKEEPVHSALSFIPLLCFFIVLALSGSLAVHMWQKGIFALRKTLVYSLIIGALSVGKAFSLLPEIRASLSTSQSISAQLSLYFTSYCVQLLMQIVFTYILSGVVFSYSFERFKASWLTRILLGVSIGCFMSLLAALFQKLFLTTHPLWPCFEGASSVYPWLTSTATFIFLYSNRIFALLSLSLYARITTHKSVCVLLWLLATGILMPSNTDISLASGIVCFILLALSVQLLYRNFIQYDPLLIPIATVTLMITNLVVQLYVQAYPGAFTSVSVTILALIFMTCFINYLLKRN; translated from the coding sequence ATGCAAACATCGCGTTCTTTTTTTAGGTCTCGGCTCTTTTGGGCTGTTTTTGGTTTAGCATCTGCTGCTGCAACAGTTGCTAGTATTGTTTATTTTCCTCAAGCAATGCCTTTGCTTGATATAACTATTACCATGAACAGACAGCAAGCATTAGAACAAGCACGTAGTATAGCAAACATTTATAACCTTGGACCTGCGGATGCTCAACAAGTAGCTTATTTTAATAATGACGAGCACATTCAGAACTACATTGAGCTTCATGCAGGTGGCAATGCTGCTTTTCAACAACTTTTAAAAGAAGGTATCTACTATCCGTATAAATGGCAAGTACGCCATTTTAAAGAGGGAGTTCAAAACGAAGCTACTTTTATGTTCTCTCCTACGGGGCAACCATATGGTTTTAGTGAGATTATAGCTGAAAGCCAACCGGGAGAGCAGCTTTCACCTGAACAAGCTCAAGAAAAAGCTGCACAGTTTATGCGTCAGTGGGGTATACAGTTAGACCTCTACAAGCTCATTGAGTCTTCTCATGAAAATCGGACAAATGGTCGTAGAGATTACACTCTTGTTTATCAAAGAACAGATAAACAATTAAAGGACGCTCATTTTAGAATAACAGTAAGTATTACTGGTAATAAAGTGACAACTCTTAATCACTTTATAGATATTCCCGAGTTTTTTTCTCGGTCGTATCAGGAAATGCGTGCAGCCAACGAAACTATAGCATCATTTGCACAAACGGCCTTATATGTTCTGTATTTTTTTGGTGGCTGCTTTTTGGGTATGCTTTTTCTCCTACGCAAACGCGCTCTCTGGCCAAAACCAGCATTATATATGGGTATATTTATTGCTGTATGCCAACTTTTAGTAGCGCTCAATCAAGTTTCTTTTTTATGGTTTTGTTATGACACAGCACTTTCTGTTAAAGTTTTTTGGCTCCAGTATAGTATGCAATTGGCAGCTCAATTTGTTTTGTGGATACTTTTGTATTCTACTACTTTTATAGTTGCTGAAGGGCTTACGCGCCAAGCTTTTGGCGCTCGTATACAACTATGGCGTATGTGGGACAAATCTATAGCTTCTTCTTACACGGTACTTGGTAAAACTCTTGCAGGATATTTAATTATCGGCTTTGATTTAGCTTTCGTAGTATTCTTTTATAGCATAGGCACTAAAGTTTGTGGCTGGTGGAGTCCCGCTTCTTCTTTGGTCGATCCTAATATACTTAGTACCTATGCACCAGGCCTAGGTGTACTAGCTCGTGCAGTTACTGCCGGCTTTTGGGAAGAGTGCTTATTTAGAGCACTACCTCTTGCTTTAAGTGCTTTAATCGGTAAAAAATTAGGCTCTCGTAACTTGGGTATCATAAGTGGTTTTTTACTTCAAGCAGTTATATTTGGTGCTGCTCATGCTAATTATGCTACACAACCTGCTTATGTGCGTGTTATAGAGCTTATTATACCGTCTTTTGTATTTGGTGGTCTTTACCTAGCTTTTGGTTTACTACCCGGTATTATTGCTCACACAGTTTATGATGCTCTCTTATTTGCATTGCCCTTGTTTGTATCGACTGCCCCAGGTATGCTATTTCAAAAAATGGTCGTACTAATTGGTATAACTATTCCTCTGTTAGTAGTATTTTTTAATAGGTTTAGAGCAAAAAAATGGCACGAAATTGAGGTAGATGCTTACAATAGCTCTTGGGCAGTTACTACTGAGCAACCACTGAAGTCTAGACCTCTGGAAGATACTCCACCAAAGTTTTACCTGCTTAATACTGGTAGTTATAATACAATGGCCTTTTTAGGCATGGTATCTTTAGCATGCTTTACTTTTATTCAATTTACTTATACACCGATGCCAATACTTACTCTAAGCAAGCAGAAAGCTACGCATACAGCTCAACAAGCTTTGCTTGAACATACAGGTACCCCTAGTGCCAATTGGTATATAACAACAACTCTCTCTATGCCAACGCTTACAGCAGCTGAGCGCTTTATTTGGTCACAAAATTCTGCATTATACTATAAGCTGTTAGGATCTTATCTACCAACACCTCAGTGGCATGTACGCTTTGCACACTTTGCGGGTGATCTTACCACACGAGCTGAGCAGTTTAATATATACGTGGATTCTACAGGTACTATAACACGCTTGCAGCATCAATTACCCGAAACGTCACCTGGCAAAACGCTTATTGAGCACGAGGCGCGTGAAAAAGCATTAAGCTTTATTGGAGATACTTTTAAGCTTAACAGCACAGAACTAGAAGAAATTTCAGCTAACGCTACTAAACAGCCAGAACGCCAAGACTGGAGCTTTACCTTTGCACAAAAGATGCCCGAATTAACTCAAGGACAGGCGCGAATAACGGTAACTTTGTCAGGTGATAAAGTAACTGATAGTACACGCTTTATATTTATACCAGAAGAATGGCTAAGGCAGCAAAAAAAAGAGGAGCCTGTTCACTCAGCTTTATCATTTATCCCTTTGTTATGTTTTTTTATTGTACTAGCTCTTTCTGGTAGTTTGGCAGTACATATGTGGCAAAAAGGTATTTTTGCGTTACGTAAAACTCTTGTTTATAGCCTTATTATTGGCGCTCTTTCAGTAGGTAAAGCATTTTCACTATTGCCTGAAATACGGGCCTCATTAAGTACAAGTCAGTCTATTTCTGCCCAGTTGAGCCTTTATTTTACCTCTTATTGCGTTCAACTACTTATGCAAATAGTATTCACTTATATCTTATCTGGTGTAGTGTTTTCGTATTCTTTTGAAAGATTTAAAGCCTCATGGCTTACGAGAATTTTATTAGGAGTAAGTATAGGTTGTTTTATGAGTCTTCTTGCTGCCTTATTTCAAAAACTCTTTTTAACTACTCATCCACTATGGCCTTGTTTTGAAGGTGCAAGCAGTGTATATCCATGGCTTACATCCACTGCTACTTTTATATTTTTATACAGCAACCGTATTTTTGCCTTACTTTCACTCTCTCTTTACGCACGTATAACCACGCATAAGAGTGTTTGTGTGCTGTTATGGTTGCTGGCCACAGGTATTCTTATGCCAAGTAATACTGATATTTCCCTAGCGTCAGGGATAGTGTGTTTTATTTTACTCGCTCTTAGCGTGCAGCTACTGTATAGAAATTTTATACAGTATGACCCATTGCTTATACCTATTGCTACAGTAACACTCATGATAACCAATCTTGTAGTGCAATTATATGTTCAAGCTTATCCTGGCGCATTCACAAGCGTAAGTGTAACTATCTTGGCACTTATATTTATGACTTGTTTTATAAACTATCTTTTAAAACGTAACTAA
- a CDS encoding NYN domain-containing protein encodes MIIVIDGYNLLKQLIKTDYATQMQRQWFITSMSHYGHARKHTLIIVFDGGQYKWPTWVKKGQVSVVYSGVQTSADDYIKEYIEQNSQRGLLIVSSDRAVTNFAFRFTVPSIDALAFFALVQERMQTPVVHQATTKATAYKTSSDATANPELDALMQSTDTRAIYKEDTHAEGKTRAQKKDSKEEKQLFKVLKKI; translated from the coding sequence ATGATAATTGTAATTGATGGCTATAACTTACTTAAACAATTAATCAAAACCGATTATGCTACGCAAATGCAGCGGCAATGGTTTATTACCTCTATGAGTCACTATGGTCATGCTCGAAAGCATACGCTTATTATAGTGTTTGATGGTGGCCAATACAAATGGCCTACCTGGGTTAAAAAAGGACAAGTGTCTGTTGTATACTCAGGAGTGCAGACAAGTGCTGATGATTATATTAAAGAATATATTGAGCAAAACAGCCAACGAGGACTATTAATAGTTTCGTCTGATAGGGCAGTAACTAATTTTGCTTTCCGCTTTACGGTACCCTCAATAGATGCCCTTGCTTTTTTTGCGCTTGTACAAGAAAGAATGCAAACTCCTGTTGTGCATCAGGCTACTACTAAGGCTACAGCTTATAAAACAAGTAGTGACGCAACAGCTAATCCTGAGCTTGATGCTCTTATGCAAAGTACTGATACTCGGGCTATTTATAAAGAAGATACACACGCTGAAGGCAAGACAAGAGCTCAAAAAAAAGATTCTAAAGAAGAAAAACAGTTATTTAAAGTGCTTAAAAAAATTTAA